TTTATACCAATTACACATCAAAATGAAATGTAATTGAATTAGATGATATAAATTAAAAGAGGCACAATTGTTTTAATCACAATTGTGCCTCTTTTACTATAAAAATAAATATATTATTTCAACCATTTATCCAGCCAACTGAAAAACTCAGTATGCCATATCATACCATTTTGAGGTCCCAGTACCCAATGGCCTTCGTATGGAAAATATAATCCACGAGATGGTATTCCCATTAGCTGAGCAGCATTAAACGCCTGCATTCCCTGAGTATAT
This genomic stretch from Bacteroidota bacterium harbors:
- a CDS encoding prolyl oligopeptidase family serine peptidase, which codes for YTQGMQAFNAAQLMGIPSRGLYFPYEGHWVLGPQNGMIWHTEFFSWLDKWLK